The following coding sequences are from one bacterium window:
- a CDS encoding serine/threonine-protein kinase, whose product MRYERVRPLGRGATAETFLCKDLHRGGRPVAQKLFFPEWARERPDLIDREFQTLAGLAHPFIASVEDFGEEDGRPYLASEFVEGQNLIQAIRGLDVHQIVWLFLQVLEALDYLYFRNVVHLDLKPQNILVRESPSRGREVKLIDFGLASVMGRSPAGEALGTPPYTAPEFALRRGIDTRSDLYSVGVLLSEALTGRPPFEGDDPVAILNRQMEGNPRPVTGELSPFVQRLLDRDPQKRWETPRAALEGLRGALGGTSPTARAVPIPLFEDAGLILREREARDLLDGILDGPGTWTVRGEEGSGKTFLARWLERELWSLRKDVLFLRGDRIVLEAPEPSAVPPETFLLIDDADAGPVAAWRLSLPPGLQARVVLFVRDAPLEGNVVALTPLKPASLERVLKKILPGIPPSLVNAWSEAAGGSPGKLVRQGRSLVNRGKIVRDGLGWRISAGEGPSTSLNDPSERLFAFLGKAQVSLDAETLAVWTGWSVAEVEEAVADALQARRLERFFSGGRILYRSVQEEGGEAEVPPADPDAFFRTLDEEGRYEDGLDVFERHYGGEIPPSLALAKARLLAGAGRYAEVRALLTSDFISGLAARGQASALETLGKAALFEGRSPEDREQLTRAVALASAERDFDVLSRALLHLGILAQRMGDFRGAEGFYGHALASAHEAVSRDLLAGAALLNLGNLNFDAAQWPAAETFYQKCLEHLKRTRHDSVTAQAYLNLANLSFYQGRLLQAEAFAREALRFSVPRRYLPTQGRALLLLAMVDGERGAVGRQGERLSEAVFVLEAAGQTFERVVALIHRAYFREAKGGWSEAEADAREAMALAHRSRAEDLEKQAGLILGKVLAHDRKNDEEAWKSLEAACRHFSHGKNLQMGWECEFECGEFLKARGCPTEARACYERALEAVDTLTLRMPDAAREAFLRDRKREKILERMAGG is encoded by the coding sequence ATGCGCTATGAGCGGGTGAGACCGTTGGGCCGGGGCGCGACCGCGGAGACCTTTCTTTGCAAGGATCTCCATCGCGGCGGGAGACCGGTCGCCCAAAAGCTCTTCTTTCCGGAGTGGGCCCGAGAACGCCCCGATCTCATCGACCGCGAATTTCAAACCCTGGCGGGGCTCGCGCATCCCTTCATCGCCTCCGTCGAGGATTTTGGAGAGGAGGACGGCCGGCCTTACCTGGCGAGCGAATTCGTCGAGGGCCAGAATTTGATCCAAGCGATCCGAGGCCTGGACGTCCATCAAATCGTCTGGCTCTTTCTTCAGGTCTTGGAGGCCCTGGACTATCTGTACTTCCGGAACGTCGTCCACCTGGACCTCAAACCCCAGAACATCCTCGTCCGCGAATCGCCCTCCCGCGGCCGCGAGGTGAAGCTAATCGACTTTGGGCTTGCCTCCGTGATGGGGAGGTCGCCCGCGGGCGAGGCGCTCGGCACGCCTCCCTACACGGCCCCGGAATTCGCCCTCCGGCGCGGGATCGACACGCGGAGCGATCTCTACTCCGTCGGAGTCCTGCTCTCGGAAGCCCTGACCGGCCGGCCGCCCTTCGAGGGCGACGACCCCGTCGCCATCCTCAACCGGCAGATGGAGGGGAATCCGCGGCCCGTGACGGGGGAGCTTTCGCCGTTCGTCCAAAGGCTTCTCGACCGCGATCCCCAAAAGCGTTGGGAGACGCCGCGTGCCGCGTTGGAGGGGCTTCGAGGGGCCCTGGGCGGAACGTCTCCGACGGCCCGTGCGGTCCCGATTCCGCTCTTTGAGGACGCCGGACTGATTTTGAGGGAACGGGAGGCCCGCGATTTGCTCGATGGGATTTTGGACGGACCCGGGACGTGGACCGTCCGGGGAGAGGAGGGTTCGGGCAAGACGTTCCTGGCGCGCTGGCTTGAGCGCGAGCTCTGGTCGCTCCGGAAAGACGTGCTCTTCCTGCGCGGAGACAGGATCGTCCTGGAAGCGCCCGAGCCGTCGGCTGTCCCGCCGGAGACGTTCCTGTTGATCGACGACGCGGACGCCGGTCCCGTCGCGGCATGGCGCCTGTCCTTGCCCCCGGGGTTGCAAGCCCGGGTCGTTCTCTTCGTCCGTGACGCCCCGCTGGAAGGGAATGTCGTCGCCTTGACGCCTCTGAAGCCCGCGTCCCTCGAAAGGGTGTTGAAAAAAATCCTGCCCGGGATTCCCCCATCACTCGTCAATGCCTGGAGCGAGGCGGCCGGCGGAAGCCCCGGGAAACTGGTCCGGCAGGGACGAAGCCTCGTGAACCGCGGAAAGATCGTCCGCGACGGCCTGGGCTGGAGGATTTCGGCGGGAGAGGGGCCCTCCACCTCCCTCAACGATCCGTCCGAGAGGCTTTTCGCCTTCTTGGGGAAGGCCCAGGTGTCACTGGACGCGGAGACGCTCGCAGTCTGGACGGGATGGTCGGTCGCGGAGGTGGAGGAGGCCGTCGCCGACGCCCTTCAGGCGAGGCGGCTGGAAAGATTTTTCTCCGGCGGCCGCATCCTCTACCGTTCCGTGCAAGAGGAGGGCGGGGAAGCGGAGGTCCCGCCGGCCGATCCGGACGCCTTTTTTCGGACGCTGGACGAGGAGGGGCGCTACGAAGACGGGCTCGACGTCTTCGAAAGGCACTACGGCGGCGAAATTCCCCCGAGCTTGGCCCTGGCCAAGGCCCGTCTCTTGGCGGGGGCGGGACGGTACGCCGAGGTTCGCGCCTTGCTCACGTCCGACTTTATTTCGGGACTGGCGGCGCGCGGGCAGGCCTCGGCCCTGGAGACCCTCGGCAAGGCAGCCCTCTTCGAGGGACGGAGCCCCGAGGACCGGGAGCAACTCACCCGGGCGGTCGCGCTGGCCTCGGCCGAAAGGGATTTTGACGTCCTCTCACGGGCGCTTCTTCACCTGGGCATCCTCGCGCAGAGGATGGGCGACTTCCGCGGCGCGGAGGGGTTCTACGGGCACGCCCTCGCGTCGGCGCACGAGGCCGTGTCGAGGGACCTCCTGGCGGGCGCCGCCCTCCTCAATCTCGGGAATTTGAACTTCGACGCCGCCCAGTGGCCCGCGGCCGAAACCTTTTATCAAAAGTGCCTCGAACACTTGAAGAGGACGCGCCACGACTCCGTCACGGCACAGGCGTATCTGAACCTCGCGAACCTGTCCTTTTATCAGGGGAGGCTCCTTCAGGCGGAGGCGTTCGCCCGCGAGGCCTTAAGGTTCTCGGTGCCGCGCCGGTATCTCCCGACGCAGGGCCGGGCCCTCCTTCTGCTCGCGATGGTCGACGGCGAGCGGGGGGCCGTCGGGCGGCAGGGGGAGAGGCTTTCGGAGGCGGTCTTCGTCCTCGAGGCGGCCGGTCAGACTTTTGAAAGGGTCGTGGCGCTCATTCACCGGGCCTATTTTCGGGAAGCAAAGGGGGGGTGGTCCGAGGCGGAGGCTGATGCCCGCGAGGCGATGGCGCTCGCCCACCGGTCGCGCGCGGAGGACCTGGAAAAGCAGGCGGGGCTCATCCTGGGGAAGGTCCTGGCGCACGACCGGAAGAACGACGAAGAGGCGTGGAAGTCCCTCGAGGCCGCCTGCCGGCACTTCTCGCACGGAAAGAACCTTCAGATGGGCTGGGAATGCGAGTTCGAGTGCGGGGAGTTCCTCAAGGCGCGCGGGTGCCCGACGGAGGCCCGCGCCTGCTACGAGCGGGCGCTGGAGGCCGTCGATACGCTCACGCTCCGGATGCCGGACGCGGCCCGCGAGGCCTTTTTGAGGGACCGTAAACGCGAAAAAATTCTCGAACGAATGGCGGGAGGTTGA
- the tadA gene encoding tRNA adenosine(34) deaminase TadA translates to MNDDSFMREALREAAKAAKKKEAPIGAVAVKDGRILARAHNLRESKNDPLGHAELYLLSKLSRKLKGWRMIGVTVYVTLEPCLMCMGALIQARVPRLVFGAMDPKAGACGSLYDLSKDARLNHRIAVVSGVLGKECGDVLTKFFKALRLGPRDAGGASPRTARTSRSARA, encoded by the coding sequence GTGAACGACGATTCCTTCATGCGGGAGGCCCTCCGGGAGGCCGCGAAGGCGGCCAAGAAGAAGGAGGCCCCCATCGGGGCGGTCGCCGTGAAGGACGGCCGGATCCTTGCCCGCGCCCACAACCTGCGCGAATCCAAGAACGACCCCCTCGGCCACGCGGAGCTTTATCTCTTGAGCAAATTGTCGCGGAAGTTGAAGGGCTGGCGGATGATCGGCGTCACCGTCTACGTGACCCTCGAGCCGTGTCTCATGTGCATGGGGGCCCTGATCCAGGCGCGCGTGCCGCGTCTCGTCTTCGGCGCGATGGACCCGAAGGCGGGCGCCTGCGGATCACTCTATGACCTTTCGAAGGATGCGCGGCTCAATCACCGGATCGCGGTCGTCTCGGGCGTCTTGGGCAAGGAATGCGGAGACGTGCTGACGAAATTCTTCAAGGCCCTTCGGCTCGGTCCTCGCGATGCCGGCGGCGCTTCTCCTCGAACCGCTCGAACGTCTCGATCTGCCCGGGCTTGA
- a CDS encoding zf-HC2 domain-containing protein, giving the protein MSRPDESRQDEHLQVYLLDDPETGEDERRGIELHLKSCGDCRTSLESFRRARRLLQSPMTVPEGERFVTRILSRVEAEGTPRTPGFPKWLPASLLAAVLALAAGLYFMSSPATTTQDLLAAGDEGGFYEWATASGTPSEDEVLAFVLEDL; this is encoded by the coding sequence ATGAGCCGCCCAGATGAAAGTCGCCAAGACGAACATCTCCAAGTCTATCTGCTCGATGATCCGGAAACCGGAGAGGACGAGCGCCGGGGGATCGAACTCCACCTCAAGTCTTGCGGCGATTGTCGAACGTCTCTGGAATCCTTCCGCCGGGCGCGGCGTCTCCTGCAGAGTCCCATGACGGTTCCGGAAGGAGAGCGCTTTGTGACGCGGATCCTGTCGCGGGTCGAGGCGGAGGGGACGCCGAGGACTCCGGGTTTCCCGAAGTGGCTGCCCGCCTCCCTCCTGGCCGCCGTACTCGCCCTCGCGGCGGGCCTCTATTTCATGAGTTCTCCCGCAACAACGACTCAAGACCTGCTTGCCGCGGGTGACGAAGGCGGCTTTTACGAATGGGCGACGGCGTCCGGCACCCCGTCTGAAGACGAGGTGCTCGCCTTCGTGCTGGAGGATCTATGA
- a CDS encoding RNA polymerase sigma factor: MAIPDRDEFEAFVRGQQERMLRLCAGMLSDAAEAADVQDAAQEVFVKAYRAWGTFRGESSRATWLYRIAVRHCIDRLRSRARFRKIFSEPSGTQGLKEADYEAYASSADAAEAESRIAVRELLEALPEDDRAILVLREIEGLSYAEIARVLDKTVEAVRSKLARARQALARTWEKRLKEGS; the protein is encoded by the coding sequence GTGGCGATCCCGGATCGAGACGAATTCGAGGCGTTCGTCCGCGGCCAGCAGGAGCGCATGCTCCGGCTCTGCGCCGGGATGCTCTCCGACGCGGCGGAGGCCGCGGACGTCCAAGACGCGGCGCAGGAGGTCTTCGTGAAGGCGTACCGGGCGTGGGGCACGTTCCGCGGAGAGAGTTCCAGGGCGACGTGGCTTTACCGGATCGCCGTCCGGCACTGCATCGACCGTCTCCGCAGCCGGGCGCGATTTAGGAAAATATTCTCGGAGCCGTCGGGAACACAGGGCCTCAAGGAGGCCGATTACGAGGCCTACGCGTCGTCGGCGGATGCCGCCGAGGCGGAGTCGCGGATCGCGGTTCGTGAGTTGCTCGAGGCGTTGCCGGAGGACGACCGAGCGATTCTGGTCTTGCGGGAGATCGAGGGGCTTTCGTACGCGGAGATCGCTCGCGTGTTGGACAAAACCGTCGAGGCGGTGCGCTCCAAGCTCGCGCGGGCGCGGCAGGCCCTGGCCCGGACCTGGGAGAAACGATTGAAGGAGGGGTCATGA